In Luteolibacter sp. Y139, the following proteins share a genomic window:
- a CDS encoding OsmC family protein produces the protein MKHKASAQWQGSLKEGSGILSTGSGALTAKPYSFKTRFEGEPGTNPEELIGAAHAGCFSMAFSMILGMAGFTPEKISTTATVSLEPKDGGFAITASHLDVTASIPGIDDATFQDLAAKAKAGCPVSKVLNAEITMDAKLG, from the coding sequence ATGAAACACAAAGCATCCGCCCAATGGCAGGGCTCCCTCAAGGAAGGCTCCGGCATCCTCAGCACCGGCTCCGGCGCACTCACCGCCAAGCCCTACTCCTTCAAGACCCGCTTCGAAGGCGAACCCGGCACCAACCCCGAAGAACTCATCGGCGCCGCCCACGCCGGCTGCTTCTCCATGGCCTTCTCCATGATCCTCGGCATGGCCGGCTTCACCCCCGAGAAAATCTCCACCACCGCCACCGTCTCGCTTGAGCCAAAGGACGGCGGATTCGCCATCACCGCCAGCCACCTCGACGTCACCGCCTCCATCCCCGGCATCGACGACGCCACCTTCCAGGACCTCGCCGCCAAGGCCAAGGCCGGCTGTCCCGTCTCCAAGGTTCTCAATGCCGAGATCACCATGGACGCGAA